Proteins from a single region of Pleurocapsa minor HA4230-MV1:
- the secA gene encoding preprotein translocase subunit SecA produces MLKRLLGDPNARKLKKFQPLVAEINLIEEDIKNLADEDLKAKTNEFREQLAKGKNDDEIKEILDDILPEAFAVVREAAIRVLGMRHYDVQLLGGIVLHKGQIAEMKTGEGKTLVCTLPAYLNGLTGKGVHVVTVNDYLARRDAEWMGQVHRFLGLSVGLIQSGMSPPERRKNYACDITYTTNSELGFDYLRDNMAVSMEEVVQRPFNYCVIDEVDSVLIDEARTPLIISGQVERPTEKYLQASQIAAQLVKQQENYDEELNGSEGVGDYEVDEKARNVLMTDEGFARAEEILGVSDLYDPENPWAHYISNAVKAKELFTKDVNYMVRNDEIVIVDEFTGRVLAGRRWSDGLHQAIEAKEGVPIQKETQTLASITYQNFFLLYPTLAGMTGTAKTEETEFEKVYKLQVTIIPTNLPSKRADLADVVFKQEIGKWQAVAEDSANMHEKGRPVLVGTTSVEKSELISKLLQEKGIEHNLLNAKPENVERESEIVAQAGRKTAVTIATNMAGRGTDIILGGNADYMARLKVREYLMPKIVAPEDDNFMAGVPGVDLGKNSPKGFGNGSSNGKKVKTWKASPQIFPTELSTETQNFLKETVKFAVQQYGEQSLSELDAEEKIAIASENAPVEDPVLLKLREAYKMVLEEYEVFTKAEHNEVVANGGLHVIGTERHESRRVDNQLRGRAGRQGDPGSTRFFLSLQDNLLRIFGGDRVEKLMNMMRVEDDMPIESKMLTNSLEGAQKKVETFYYDTRKQVFEYDEVMNNQRRAIYAERRRVLEGLDLKEQVIQYAEKTMSEIVDAYINPELPPEEWKLDKMVDKAKEFIYLLEDVAPEHLEDMTVNEIKNFLCEEVRKAYDIKEHQIDSMQPGLMRQAERFFILQQIDTLWREHLQAMDALRDSIGLRGYGQKDPLIEYKQEGYEMFLEMMIDIRRNVVYSLFQFKPQPQPQPQAV; encoded by the coding sequence ATGCTGAAAAGACTGTTGGGCGACCCCAATGCACGTAAATTAAAGAAATTTCAGCCTTTGGTGGCAGAAATCAATCTGATTGAAGAAGACATCAAAAATCTAGCTGACGAAGATTTAAAAGCCAAAACGAACGAATTTCGTGAACAGTTGGCGAAGGGGAAAAACGACGATGAAATCAAAGAAATTCTTGATGATATTTTGCCCGAAGCTTTTGCCGTAGTTAGAGAAGCAGCAATTCGTGTTTTAGGAATGCGTCACTATGACGTGCAGTTGCTTGGAGGCATAGTATTACACAAAGGTCAGATTGCCGAGATGAAAACTGGGGAAGGTAAAACCCTTGTATGTACCTTACCCGCTTATCTCAATGGTTTGACAGGTAAAGGAGTTCATGTCGTTACAGTTAACGATTATCTTGCTCGTAGGGATGCGGAATGGATGGGGCAGGTTCACCGTTTCTTAGGCTTATCTGTTGGTTTGATTCAGTCGGGAATGAGTCCTCCTGAAAGAAGAAAAAACTACGCTTGTGATATTACCTACACTACTAACAGTGAGTTAGGCTTTGATTATCTGCGGGATAACATGGCTGTTTCCATGGAAGAAGTGGTACAGCGTCCTTTTAATTACTGTGTCATTGATGAGGTTGATTCGGTACTAATTGATGAAGCCAGAACTCCTCTAATTATTTCGGGACAGGTTGAACGCCCCACAGAAAAGTATCTTCAGGCATCTCAAATAGCAGCCCAGCTAGTTAAACAGCAAGAAAATTACGATGAGGAATTAAATGGTAGTGAGGGCGTTGGTGATTACGAAGTAGATGAGAAAGCTCGTAATGTTTTGATGACCGACGAAGGTTTTGCCCGTGCGGAAGAAATCCTTGGGGTCAGTGACCTATACGACCCTGAAAATCCTTGGGCGCACTATATTTCTAATGCGGTTAAAGCTAAAGAACTCTTTACTAAAGACGTTAATTACATGGTGCGTAACGACGAGATTGTGATCGTCGATGAGTTTACAGGACGGGTATTAGCAGGCAGACGCTGGAGTGATGGTTTACATCAAGCTATTGAAGCCAAAGAAGGTGTGCCAATTCAGAAAGAAACTCAAACTCTGGCTAGTATTACTTATCAAAACTTTTTCTTGCTCTATCCTACATTGGCAGGGATGACTGGTACAGCTAAAACTGAAGAAACTGAGTTTGAAAAAGTGTACAAGCTTCAGGTAACAATTATCCCGACCAACTTGCCTTCTAAACGTGCCGATTTAGCTGATGTTGTGTTTAAACAAGAAATTGGTAAATGGCAGGCGGTAGCAGAAGATTCTGCCAATATGCATGAGAAGGGACGACCTGTATTAGTAGGTACTACCAGCGTTGAGAAATCCGAGTTGATTTCTAAGTTATTGCAAGAAAAAGGCATTGAACATAATTTGCTCAACGCAAAACCAGAAAACGTCGAGCGGGAATCAGAAATTGTGGCCCAAGCAGGTCGTAAAACGGCTGTAACTATTGCCACTAACATGGCTGGGCGTGGTACTGATATTATTTTGGGTGGTAATGCCGATTATATGGCAAGGCTCAAAGTTAGAGAATATTTGATGCCTAAAATAGTTGCTCCTGAAGATGACAATTTCATGGCGGGAGTGCCAGGTGTCGATTTAGGTAAAAATTCGCCTAAAGGTTTTGGCAACGGTAGCAGTAACGGTAAAAAAGTTAAAACTTGGAAAGCCTCACCCCAAATCTTCCCGACTGAACTATCAACAGAAACTCAGAATTTTCTTAAGGAAACGGTAAAATTTGCCGTTCAACAATATGGAGAACAAAGCTTATCTGAACTAGATGCCGAGGAAAAAATTGCGATCGCTTCAGAAAATGCTCCTGTAGAAGATCCTGTCCTACTGAAGCTCAGAGAAGCTTACAAGATGGTGCTTGAAGAGTATGAAGTGTTTACCAAGGCAGAACATAATGAGGTGGTTGCCAACGGTGGACTACATGTAATTGGGACTGAGCGTCATGAATCTCGTCGAGTAGATAACCAGTTGCGAGGTCGTGCGGGTAGACAGGGTGACCCTGGTTCAACTAGATTTTTCCTCAGTTTACAGGATAACCTGTTGCGGATCTTTGGTGGCGATCGCGTGGAAAAACTGATGAATATGATGCGGGTGGAAGACGATATGCCCATTGAATCTAAAATGCTCACCAACTCCCTCGAAGGAGCGCAAAAAAAAGTCGAGACTTTCTATTACGATACTCGTAAACAAGTGTTTGAGTATGACGAGGTGATGAACAACCAGCGTCGTGCTATTTATGCTGAACGTCGTCGGGTATTGGAAGGATTAGACCTCAAAGAACAGGTAATTCAGTATGCTGAAAAAACGATGAGTGAAATTGTCGATGCCTATATTAATCCTGAGCTACCCCCTGAAGAGTGGAAGCTAGACAAAATGGTTGATAAAGCCAAAGAGTTTATCTATCTGCTAGAAGATGTAGCACCTGAACATTTAGAAGACATGACTGTTAATGAGATCAAAAACTTTTTATGTGAAGAAGTTCGCAAGGCTTATGACATCAAAGAACATCAAATTGACAGTATGCAGCCTGGGTTAATGCGCCAAGCGGAACGATTCTTTATTTTGCAACAGATTGATACCCTCTGGCGAGAACACCTACAGGCTATGGATGCCCTACGAGATTCAATCGGACTGAGGGGTTATGGGCAAAAAGACCCCTTAATTGAATATAAACAAGAAGGATATGAAATGTTTTTGGAAATGATGATTGATATCCGTCGCAATGTTGTTTATTCTCTGTTCCAGTTTAAGCCACAACCTCAGCCACAACCCCAGGCAGTATAA